The nucleotide sequence GTTGAAACCAGAAGTATCATCAGCAACATTGTTAATTCTTCTTTGTGAAGCTAAACGCAATTGAGCTGTTTGCGACTGTGCATTTAACTTTGCAAGAGAATTGTATGCTCTTAATGCACCAACGTTTGTGTTAATTCTAAATGATTGTGACATCTAAACCTCCATGTTTATTGATATTTTTGCGGGCATCCTTGCCCACTATTGTTATTTTCAACTTTTGTTGAAATTTGTTAGTTAATAATTTGCTTGTGGCATATTATCGTGAGTCAATTTTGAAAGTTTACAGCTTGAAGTAATTTTTTTTCAGGAATATTTAACTTGTGATAAATAGCAAGCAAGTCTCTATTTTAGAACTGGAGCTATTTTATTCACTAATATTTTAAATTTATTTTTCGAAAAAAGTGATGTTGAATCATTATTAATTTTTTCTTCTATAATAATTAATAAATCCTCAAGTTTTTGTGTCTCATTTGTAGAAAGATAAATGGATGCTAAGTAAAATAATGTCGAATCTTCAAAATCATCGTTTAATAATGATGATTCCAATATAATTTTAGCTTCAGTTGTTTGGTTTATTGAAATTAGAAATGCTCCGAAATCATTAAGAAATTTTGAGTTTGTTGAAAATCTGTCATATAAGTTTGAAAATAATTCGAGTTTTAAATCAGCGTTTCTTATAAAATTAAATATCCTCAAAAAATTATTTATGTTAACAGCATTTATAGCAGTTGAATGAATAAGAATTTCATTCTTATTATATTTATTAATAAACAATATTTCTATAAAATTACCTTCGTCTTTATTATTTTTTTTTAAATTTTCGATAAAGTAATTCAAACTGTGCATATCGCCGAATTGAAGCGAAATTAAAATTCCTTCATAAATTATTTTTTCGGCGTCGACAAATATCTCTTGATCTGAACTTAAATTTAATTTGCTCTGCTTTAACGCGTTTATGCAATGATTAATTGCACTAGAAAGATTTAACTTTGCATATATTTGGGCTGCAACAATATTTATAAGAGATTGATTTGGGTTTAATTTTATTGCTTTATCAATATACTCTTTTGAACTTGAAATATTTTGATTCCGCATTTCATAATCCGCCAAATTCATATAAGATATTGCCCTTAATTCTCTTATTAAATTTTCGTCAACAATCGCTTCCTTAAAATATTTTAAAGCATTTGTTGAATCGTCAAGCGCCGAATATGTATTTGCGAGCTGATAGGCGTTATAAGACGATTTATTGTTTTTATATTCATTAAGCAGCAATTTTAAATTTCTTTCCGCCTTAAATTTTAATTCTTCTTTAGGTACATTATATCCTTGATGATAAATTATAATCTCTGAATCAATGATTTTATAATTATTCTTAATTAGCGAGTTTTCAATTTGCTCATGTACTTTTCCCTCAAATTGAATATCAGAATTATTTCTGAACAATCGAGTATATTTCATCGATTGAGAAATGCCCAATTTTTCATCTAAGCTTACAACAACGCATTTAAAGCCAATTAATTCATTTATTTCAACAAGATTTTTTAACTTCTTAACAGATTCGGAAGATAATCTTTCATCGGCATCCAAGTACAAAATCCAATTTCCCGTCGAATTAGAAAGCGCAAAATTACGAGCCGCCGAAAAATCATTTATCCATTTAAAATGAAATATCCTGGCATTATAGCTTTTTGCAATTTCTACTGTTTTGTCTTCAGAACCTGTATCAACAATAACAATTTCATCAACGGTATCTTTAACCGATTCCAAGCATTCCCGAAGATATTTTTCTTCGTTTTTTACAATCATGCTTAAGGTTAATTTTGGCATTACATTCTCTCAATCAAAGTACATTCTTCCAATAATGAATTGTGATTTTCAGGTAAATTTAATTTTTTATTCACTTCATATAATTTCGCTTTTGCGTTTTGATTTTCGTTGTCATTTACAACCGCCCATTCAAGCATTGTTTTAGCTTCTTCGTACAATTCAGCCAAATTAAAAACTTCCCCCAAACCAAAACAAGCTTTTGAAGAATTTGGCGAAGACTCCAACTGTTTTTCAAAATATTCCTTTGCCAGTTCAAGATCATTTTTTGCCAGAGCTAAATTGCCGGCTATATTTAAAAGTTCATCTTTCGTAATTTTCTCAAATCCAATTCTATTTGAATTGTCAAAATTATCTATTGCGCTTTTTACATTTATAATTGCAGAATCATATTCACCGTCTTCAATATTTTTAAAGAGATTTTGAACGCTCAAAATATATTTATCCGAACTTAACGGGTATCTTATTGAATGATTTTTGTATGGTTCTCCGTTCAGCCAAATTCCTTCAGGTGTATTTCCCCATTTGTTAACAAACTTCTTTTTGTTTGCTTCAATTCTTTCGGCGTAACTATTTTCGCCGTTCGCCTTAAAACTTACAGAACCGTAATGGTAAATGAAAACGTCAGTTGCTATATATGATTGATAACCGGCAATTTGCGCTCTTAAACAAAAGTCGTCGTCTTCATAATTTCCGGGAGAATATATTTCGTCAAGTCCGCCTATTTTATTTATTAGTTCGCCATTTATTAAAACACATACAAATGCAACTCTGGGATATTTTATCCACGCGTACTTTCGACTTTCTGAAATCTGCTTTGCGTAATTGTTCATTTCATTTAATGTTTTACATTTATATTCTTTATCAATTTGTGTCCCGCTGATCGCATTGGAATAAATTCCTACAACTCCAACATTTTGATTGGAATTTTTTATCATAATAAGTCTTTCAAGCCAGCCATCGGTTACAATTGTGTCATTATTTAATAACACAATATCTTTACCTTCGGCTATTTTGATACCCTGATTAATTGCCTTGGGATAACCGAGATTTTCTGCATTGTTAATACATTTAACATAACTTAATTTTTCCAAATATTTTTTTGTTCCATCGGTAGACGCATTGTTCACAATTATTAATTCATAATTCGAATACGTATTTAATTCGATACTTTCGATACATTTTTTTGTTAACTCAAGTTGATTATATACCGGAATAATTATGCTGACTTCTGGTTTTACGAGATTCTTAATTTCATCTCTTTTTATTTTATTTTCCCACTTTTGATGAAGCAGATTTACATTTTCTTCAACATATTTAAATCTTCCTTCAGATTTTGATTCATGATGTATTACTACCGATTTTGGATTGTAAATAACTTTATAACCTTTTTCGCGAATTTTAAAACATAGATCGACATCTTCGTAGCCGTTAACAAAAGCTTCATCAAATCCTTCGGCTAATTCAAATAAGTTTTTCTTTATTAAAAGACAGGCGCCTGTCACAGCTTGATATTCTTTTATGAAATTCGCGTTTCTAAAATCTTCCGCTTCATTTTGAAAAATATGCAATGGAAAAATTTTATGCGGTTTATCATAAATGACAATTCCAGCATGCTGTATTTCATTTTTTCCGGGATATAATAATTTTGCGCCAACAATTCCAACTTTATTATCATCAATGGTTTTAACCATTTCATCTAGCCAATTGCTCTTTACTGAAGTATCATTATTTAAGAATAACAAAAGATCGCCTTCAGCGTTTTTTGCGCCGATATTATTCGCTTTTGAAAACCCAAGATTTTCTTCGTTATAGATTACTTTTAAGTTGGAATATTTCTTTGACGTACCCAACAACTTTTCTTTAGTACAATCTGTTGAATTATTATCAACAATTATAACTTCGAACTTTGTTTTATCTTTTGCCGAATATATGGATTTAATACATTCTTCTGTTAAATGCCAATTGTTAAATGTCGGGATTATAATTGAAACTAAATGCTCGGGTTTAAAATTCAATTTTTTATAATGATTGTTTGAGTTTTGCTGTTTGTAAGTTTCAGAGAAATGTACCAATTCGTTATTTGATAATATCGAATTTTCTATATTCAGCTTAGTCAGTTTTTCCAATCTGTCAAAGAAAATATTTTTACTACAATTTGATTTTAATAAATATGGTTCAATATTAATTTTAGTTTTGGAATTATTATTTCCGAATATTACAAAACCTCCAACCCGCTCAGCATAAATTATTGATTCAAGCAGTTCAATATCTATTTTGCATGAGATAACCAACAACAATTCTACGTTGAACATCTTTCTAAAGTTATCATATTTTGCTATAAAAAATCTGGCATCGGATTTATTGATATTATTTATTTCAATAATTATGCACGTTTTTTCTTCATTTTTTTCTATTGATAAATCTTTGCTTGTGATTTTTAATCTGTTATTATAATACTTTACCGGATCGGTAAAATATAAGCCTGTCATTTGATTTTTCGCGGTATTACCTTTACTTCTCTTTCTAAAATATCTTGCGGTAACAGCATTTAAAAATTTCGGATTTGAAATCTGCGCTAATCTGCGATACATATCCCAATCGATTAAAACGTTTAATGATTCGTCATATAAACCGGCCTTCGCAAATAAAGATCTTGTATGAACCGCGCACAGATTTGGTATGTGATTCATAAGCCGCAGCATTTTAGCGTCAACTTGTTTGGCATATCTTATTGTCGATTCAACTTCATGCCATTGATGATTGTTTTCAACTAAACTTACTTCTTCCGCAATAGAATAAACGAATTGATGTTCTGTATGAACATCCAAATATGTAATTAAAACTTCCAAATGATTTGGTAAATATTGATCGTCATCATCGAGGTATGCGATATATTTGCTTTTTGAATTTTGAATAGCAAAATTTAGAGCCGCAGCTTTTCCTTTATTTTCATTCGAAAAATATTGTATTCGCGGATCGTTGAATAATTTAACAATATCCGCTACATCTTCGCCGCCATCATTTACCAAGATCAAATTCCAATCTTTGTAAGTTTGATTTACTACGCTTTGAATTGCGTCAGCTAAATTTTGTCTTCTGTTGAAAGTTGTCATCAAAACACAAACCTTGGGATCATTTTTGTATTCTAATTTTTCCCAAGAACTGCTTCTGTACAAACTATTCTCCAATTCCTTAAAGGCAGAACTTGGAATGTCAATTCTATCTATTTCAAGCGGATTATAATTGTGATTAATTTGTGAAGGTAGAACTCTTGTAATTAATGTATGATTTTCAGATGCTTTTTTTAATGATTCTTGATTATATAAACCCCAAGGAAATGAAAACGCAAAAATTGATTTGTTAAAGTTTTCCGATAATATTTTATACGAATTATTTATTTCCGATTCAATTCTTTTGTTGAATTCTTCGTCATTTTCAAATTGACCCAAATCATTGCCGAATTTTTCATTTAATTCATTTTTAAGCGAACTGATATATTTCTCAATGCCTAATTCATCCAAATTATTTTTTATATAATATTCTAAACAAAAATCTATTACTTCCTTGTTGGGGATAAATGATTTGTTTGCCAAATTCGATGAATATTCAAAAATTGGAAAACCTTTTTTAGTTTCGGCTTCCACTAAATTTACATGTTTATATTCACCTTTGTAAACATCAATCAATTTATTACTTATAAAAGTTTGTCTATGATTTAGTGAATGATTTTGAATATCTAAAATTCTTTTATTTGCGGAATTTTTCCATTGATCTATAATTGAATCGTTTAATTTATTTGGAATTAAAAAACTTGTCGCTACACTTTGAGTATTGCTCAAAATCGGCATTGCTGAATTTATATCAGCCTCAGTTCCATCGTCTAATGTTATCCAATATGGTTTTTTATAATTAACATTTTTGTAAAGAAGGTTTTCAACTTGATAGGTCGTCAACGAAGTAAATCCTTTTTTACTAAGAAGTTCTATCGCGTTTTGAAATCTGTTCGAAAAATTCTCAGGCTGATATGATGGATGATCCAGCAACACCGGAAAATTTAGTTTAGTTTGAATTTCTGATTTGCTGAAAACGCTGAAAGTCACTCCATCTATAATTTCTTCAAATTGAGTTTTAAAATATTCACCGGTTCTATTATAAAAATCAACTCCATATTGCCTTACATTACCAAACTTTTGCGGCGAATCATATTCAATAGTTTTTCTCAGCCATTTATCGTGAGGAATTTCAAGAATTGCTATTCCGTCTTTTTTCAGCACTCGGGATATTTCCGAAAACGCTTTTCTGTCATCTGGAACTTCTTCAATTACGTGCTGCATTATGATTAAGTCAAATGTTTCATTTTCAAATTTCAAATCGCATACATCCATTTCAAAATCTATCCATGAAGTATCTCTTTTATCCAAAGGATTTCCCGATTTCCATTTATCTATACAAATATATTTACAGCCGTTTTCCTCAAAATATTTTCTGAATACCAAATTGTTAAGCGGAGCAATTTCTAGAACTTTTTTACCCGGTTCTATCACATGATCGCGTTTTAATAAAAACCATAAAGCTCTTTGTCGTTCCAAGCTGTTGCAGTTTGGACATCTAACTTTTTCTCTAACTCCCATGTTTAAAAAATCGCTGCCTTGATATCCGCAAATATTGCAGCATTCATATTTTGATTTATTGTTTTTTATCTCGTTAATTCTTAAAATAATTTCCGCTGCTCTGTTCTCAAATGTGCATGACTCGGTTTTATTAAAATTATCTTCCGCTTTTAATATTCTTTGCTTTTCTTCATTTAAATAAAATTTCAATTTATCTCTCAGCTCATCAATTGAATTATAACTTTCAATGCCAAATTCAACCAATCCTTCAACATAATTGCTAATTTGAAGTGTCCCGGTTTGAGCAACGTCAAAAGTTCTATTGTTTACAAATCCGTTTTCGCGCATGGATTGCTGGTGGTCGTTTAATACTATTTTTGCTTTTGAATATAATTCGGGAATTTTTTCCCATTCTACAAAATTTCCACCAATATATTTTGGATCTACAAAACCATCCCAATTTTCGCCGAATATCTTAAGATTGCAATTAATTTTTGTTTCTAACACATCACTAATTATTTGTCGGCATTTATTATTCTTAGACTCATAATTGTTGCCTATAAATAAAACGTCAAATTCTTTTTCGACATTATTGCGTTTATTAAAATGTTCCTTTTCTGTTGCTTGGGAAAGATAAAATATCGGGACCGAAACTTTTTTCGAAATTTGATCATAGTATTTTTTTGAAGCGGCAAAGATTAAATCATATTGATTTAGTTCCTCAATCTTATGTAGTTCAGGATGATTTATAACCCAAATTATATTTACATTATTTGGTTTCAATTCATAGTTAGATAAACCTTTTATGTGAATACAAACATGAATTGCTTCATCCAACTGATTCCATTCTTCCAAATAATGTATTACGGCATTATGTCCTTTTGCTTTTAACGCGTTTGCCAATGAGTTTGCGTAATAAATATCTCCCCAATTTTTATATGTTCTATCGGGAACCCCAATTTTAATCGCGAAATTGATTTTGTCCGGCATGTCATATTTTGAATTAATTGATTTTATTGAAG is from Ignavibacteriota bacterium and encodes:
- a CDS encoding glycosyltransferase family 2 protein — its product is MPKLTLSMIVKNEEKYLRECLESVKDTVDEIVIVDTGSEDKTVEIAKSYNARIFHFKWINDFSAARNFALSNSTGNWILYLDADERLSSESVKKLKNLVEINELIGFKCVVVSLDEKLGISQSMKYTRLFRNNSDIQFEGKVHEQIENSLIKNNYKIIDSEIIIYHQGYNVPKEELKFKAERNLKLLLNEYKNNKSSYNAYQLANTYSALDDSTNALKYFKEAIVDENLIRELRAISYMNLADYEMRNQNISSSKEYIDKAIKLNPNQSLINIVAAQIYAKLNLSSAINHCINALKQSKLNLSSDQEIFVDAEKIIYEGILISLQFGDMHSLNYFIENLKKNNKDEGNFIEILFINKYNKNEILIHSTAINAVNINNFLRIFNFIRNADLKLELFSNLYDRFSTNSKFLNDFGAFLISINQTTEAKIILESSLLNDDFEDSTLFYLASIYLSTNETQKLEDLLIIIEEKINNDSTSLFSKNKFKILVNKIAPVLK
- a CDS encoding glycosyltransferase, whose amino-acid sequence is MTKNMHPEAIFIQLHTYCNSECINCPFEFTYNSIHTNGRMNDSTWRKILSDIIEMNYSGQVGFYLHHEPLIDKTLYEKIKDINSQTKAYVVLSTNGQLLTEENVNKLIEAKPQKIHLNINSGNKQEYESSMKGLNYETTITNCRKFIDKAKGIIDIEINCPVIEGFDVASLKQIFPDVKVNLDYWANSRGGLLPEFFHEEKGSRFKTDNYCNQPSQNFNILFDGSTIACCMDWMHESKKDFLNINNSSIVEVYNEIKKLETQFIDGDYSKYKMCKACSKEMGFYIKENKLKILITNHQLLDLTGSEIYTYTLAKLLVEKGHEVLIYTKYADKILTLFESIGVKVTTKIDEIKNINFDVAHVHHNIMAIEIRYHFPELPIIFLSHGVIPFLEQPPVIELGISKFVAVSEEVKNNLISNGISSDNVEIIRNIIDPEIFYPKSEINTKPQNALVITNKMNLEVEQTIKEACKWLNIEVQFIGRRFKDVSPLEMGNYINQSDLVFSLGRGIVETMMCGRVPIVFDRNGGDGIVTSKNIATFILKNFSGRTNNKMFNTQELISEIEKYNKNDIAELLEIAKQNFGHTNVDKLINIYNNAIKNNNAVKLNGLNKNIAETIFNTVIETTRYNEVMNERKNNNNNKENNLEKLLAESENYILEEKFENAEIVLTKILSEIDSESIDAANNLVVAWLMQKKYEEAIDLLSQILEKNPNDEIALDNLKFINDILNNQQNEMHDQIHFNSDNSTSVSIIIPVFNKIELTLQCLNSLNEINSQNIFEVIVVDNNSTDGTSEILNKVKDSLKYELKIVQNSSNLGFAKANNIGIKSAKYDNILFLNNDTIAEIDFLNKPVEILNSKNIGAVGIKLLYPDRLIQHAGLAFGGNKLAQHIFNFYPSDYPPANFSKEVSAITGACFFIKKSLFEKLGGFDEAFINGQEDIDLCMKIKSLGLKIWYSPDAWIYHLESQSANRLEKAFQNRQLFLKRWENYIVPDVNLFFDEIKKISSIKSINSKYDMPDKINFAIKIGVPDRTYKNWGDIYYANSLANALKAKGHNAVIHYLEEWNQLDEAIHVCIHIKGLSNYELKPNNVNIIWVINHPELHKIEELNQYDLIFAASKKYYDQISKKVSVPIFYLSQATEKEHFNKRNNVEKEFDVLFIGNNYESKNNKCRQIISDVLETKINCNLKIFGENWDGFVDPKYIGGNFVEWEKIPELYSKAKIVLNDHQQSMRENGFVNNRTFDVAQTGTLQISNYVEGLVEFGIESYNSIDELRDKLKFYLNEEKQRILKAEDNFNKTESCTFENRAAEIILRINEIKNNKSKYECCNICGYQGSDFLNMGVREKVRCPNCNSLERQRALWFLLKRDHVIEPGKKVLEIAPLNNLVFRKYFEENGCKYICIDKWKSGNPLDKRDTSWIDFEMDVCDLKFENETFDLIIMQHVIEEVPDDRKAFSEISRVLKKDGIAILEIPHDKWLRKTIEYDSPQKFGNVRQYGVDFYNRTGEYFKTQFEEIIDGVTFSVFSKSEIQTKLNFPVLLDHPSYQPENFSNRFQNAIELLSKKGFTSLTTYQVENLLYKNVNYKKPYWITLDDGTEADINSAMPILSNTQSVATSFLIPNKLNDSIIDQWKNSANKRILDIQNHSLNHRQTFISNKLIDVYKGEYKHVNLVEAETKKGFPIFEYSSNLANKSFIPNKEVIDFCLEYYIKNNLDELGIEKYISSLKNELNEKFGNDLGQFENDEEFNKRIESEINNSYKILSENFNKSIFAFSFPWGLYNQESLKKASENHTLITRVLPSQINHNYNPLEIDRIDIPSSAFKELENSLYRSSSWEKLEYKNDPKVCVLMTTFNRRQNLADAIQSVVNQTYKDWNLILVNDGGEDVADIVKLFNDPRIQYFSNENKGKAAALNFAIQNSKSKYIAYLDDDDQYLPNHLEVLITYLDVHTEHQFVYSIAEEVSLVENNHQWHEVESTIRYAKQVDAKMLRLMNHIPNLCAVHTRSLFAKAGLYDESLNVLIDWDMYRRLAQISNPKFLNAVTARYFRKRSKGNTAKNQMTGLYFTDPVKYYNNRLKITSKDLSIEKNEEKTCIIIEINNINKSDARFFIAKYDNFRKMFNVELLLVISCKIDIELLESIIYAERVGGFVIFGNNNSKTKINIEPYLLKSNCSKNIFFDRLEKLTKLNIENSILSNNELVHFSETYKQQNSNNHYKKLNFKPEHLVSIIIPTFNNWHLTEECIKSIYSAKDKTKFEVIIVDNNSTDCTKEKLLGTSKKYSNLKVIYNEENLGFSKANNIGAKNAEGDLLLFLNNDTSVKSNWLDEMVKTIDDNKVGIVGAKLLYPGKNEIQHAGIVIYDKPHKIFPLHIFQNEAEDFRNANFIKEYQAVTGACLLIKKNLFELAEGFDEAFVNGYEDVDLCFKIREKGYKVIYNPKSVVIHHESKSEGRFKYVEENVNLLHQKWENKIKRDEIKNLVKPEVSIIIPVYNQLELTKKCIESIELNTYSNYELIIVNNASTDGTKKYLEKLSYVKCINNAENLGYPKAINQGIKIAEGKDIVLLNNDTIVTDGWLERLIMIKNSNQNVGVVGIYSNAISGTQIDKEYKCKTLNEMNNYAKQISESRKYAWIKYPRVAFVCVLINGELINKIGGLDEIYSPGNYEDDDFCLRAQIAGYQSYIATDVFIYHYGSVSFKANGENSYAERIEANKKKFVNKWGNTPEGIWLNGEPYKNHSIRYPLSSDKYILSVQNLFKNIEDGEYDSAIINVKSAIDNFDNSNRIGFEKITKDELLNIAGNLALAKNDLELAKEYFEKQLESSPNSSKACFGLGEVFNLAELYEEAKTMLEWAVVNDNENQNAKAKLYEVNKKLNLPENHNSLLEECTLIERM